A region of Daphnia carinata strain CSIRO-1 chromosome 10, CSIRO_AGI_Dcar_HiC_V3, whole genome shotgun sequence DNA encodes the following proteins:
- the LOC130701565 gene encoding uncharacterized protein LOC130701565: MYLHTISTELPTLSCLLPICWPYSLSSHQTAENKAFFVFATPVVTSPVIPSTLRPSSRLRFARHPVFASPVIPSSLRTSSRLRFARRPVFASPVLPSSLRPSSRLRIARRPVFASPVFASPVVPSPPRPSPRLRLAHLRLRLVATPSSPPLSPLRHLVVASSSWYGCVLFYVVLCLAN; encoded by the exons ATGTACCTCCacacaatttctactg aattgccaactcttagctgtctgctgcctatttgctggccctacagtctttctagccatcagacagcagaa aacaaagccttcttcgtcttcgccacgcccgtcgtcacctcgcccgtcatcccgtctacgcttcggccgtcgtcccgtcttcgcttcgcccgtcatcccgtcttcgcttcgcccgtcatcccgtcttcgcttcgcacgtcgtcccgtcttcgcttcgcccgtcgtcccgtcttcgcttcgcccgtcctcccgtcttcgcttcgcccgtcgtcccgtcttcgcatcgcccgtcgtcccgtcttcgcttcgcccgtcttcgcttcgcccgttGTCCCGTCTCCGCCTCGCccatcgccccgtcttcgcctcgcccatctccgtcttcgcctcgtggccacgccgtcttcgcctcccctatcgccccttcgtcacctcgtggtcgcctcgtcttcgtggtatggttgtgttttgttttatgttgtattatgtcttgcaaattaa
- the LOC130701566 gene encoding cilia- and flagella-associated protein 57-like isoform X2 has product MHLEFTANALRLLAPCTGSVALLDNHQMIYISGRVVVIYNWMNQTQTFLPPRNSSMATAAFALSPDSQVMATLEVGPKSNLVVYEMMPTRRRKAIAVHVASQHHEEAVALAFSGDAKLLAALLPEQLQKEHSHATADPPISTLNVTNTTSPTARHQSYSITVYLWRTGKTLASISLGSPSLPAISPQLSFNPMDVHSMVVVYGGALRFYRLTPDGIESGMKPKLSGHIITCHSWISTSRMALGTKAGQILIIEESDIVTQIPLDANDPRAGRVQHRDRVDSAKRECETGQQMISAICPIGLNQICHLTGFNLLTVSEARDSKGTVYHTAAVLSPDEPGGASSSSTSDDTMDVGRSCSISEPTSSLFDNGRCSLSALARHGKKFVAVALRGQIWFAELSHHPSSESDPVKMENIISLAHSGEIRSLSTAVWRPYAISVGQDRFLFLWNVAAEQIQFRKHLDEDILCASLHPMGHYVAITTSDSLQVFSVLVDRFHLVREVILAGCRKLAFNSGGNCIAVTRGSTLQLINFITFETSSPLMAHKGEINQIIWSEDGQRIYSCGADGLLCVWDSSSHEVLMQVKPNGNSLIDLAAISNGHLIVASVDGEVVEVAGDGQIVCRLRASELSATSLFYLSREQIILVGTRMGGLRAYKYPITTRSDYQEHFTQYGAITQISETTLELDGQMLMSCCEDGSICLWRLGDESTTATQPIHSSSRKRLEESELNLECLVLRSDWEDRGKKLDNVIRQLDEVKHQTELQIKAIEQECSQKTYAAESRHHDQFDRAIDKIQELEKKLAQQLEQSHQQMMQLRLEGDNERRRLEEAHHSKLAAEYRHHHTLESTIEQLKIDHAKEMDLMEVRLAEEQNQREARLREEFDTTLRTSDDEKAQLKKKVTGLEAALKLATEKFESDQKSFQTRHEMQLSAEKQINLKLRGETAILKKSVNGLQKEVESLRLNCLGQQSEATRLTTCLTSVRQETKDLQDELERRDNIIKAKDDKLQKLVLQMQQHDKLQVELKQQLADVKKKLLEGQTEIVKLHCKLQEAVTGSKSAQTEIEQLRRTAEQMQGKAKSQLGELQSLRQKFQCQQGRLQEILVCLDVGMSYLHDARQLKDYFAAIHDVYCDKEQFGNSSHRSSASSTTPSSSECNLLKKVESLENTIASLRHQLSETIKLSEIKQEKLRKVNVYRITTFC; this is encoded by the exons ATGCATCTCGAATTCACGGCCAACGCCTTGCGGCTCTTAGCCCCGTGCACGGGCTCCGTGGCACTCTTGGATAACCATCAAATGATTTACATTTCGGGCCGAGTGGTCGTCATCTACAACTGGATGAATCAAACCCAAACATTTTTGCCACCTCGCAACAGTTCAATGGCCACAGCAGCATTTGCCCTCAGCCCTGATTC ACAAGTGATGGCAACGCTAGAAGTTGGGCCAAAGAGTAATTTAGTGGTTTACGAAATGATGCCAACCCGCCGACGAAAAGCCATTGCGGTTCACGTAGCGTCGCAACATCATGAAGAAGCCGTAGCATTGGCTTTCTCTGGCGATGCTAAATTACTTGCTGCTTTGCTGCCTGAGCAACTGCAGAAGGAGCACAGCCATGCCACAGCTGATCCACCCATTTCTACTCTAAATGTTACCAACACCACTAGTCCCACAGCGCGGCATCAAAGCTACTCGATCACGGTCTACCTGTGGCGTACGGGCAAAACTTTGGCCTCGATCAGCCTTGGATCGCCCAGTCTTCCTGCAATTAGCCCACAA TTGTCGTTCAACCCTATGGACGTGCATTCCATGGTAGTCGTCTACGGTGGGGCACTACGTTTCTATCGGCTCACTCCTGACG gaatcgAAAGTGGGATGAAGCCAAAATTAAGTGGGCATATTATCACTTGCCACTCTTGGATTTCGACTTCACGGATGGCACTGGGTACTAAAGCTGgtcaaattttgattatagAAGAATCGGATATTGTGACTCAGATCCCACTGGATGCGAACGATCCCCGAGCGGGCCGTGTTCAACACCGCGACAG AGTGGACAGCGCCAAAAGGGAATGTGAAACTGGACAACAAATGATCAGTGCCATTTGTCCCATCGGACTAAATCAAATATGCCATTTGACTGGCTTCAATCTTTTGACCGTCAGTGAGGCACGTGATAGCAAGGGGACGGTTTATCATACTGCAGCTGTTTTATCCCCGGACGAACCGGGTGGAGCTAGCAGTTCCTCAACCAGTGACGACACAATGGACGTTGGCCGCAGCTGTTCCATTAGCGAACCAACTTCTAGCCTTTTTGACAACGGAAGATGTTCCCTAAGTGCCCTAGCACGGCACGGAAAGAAGTTCGTCGCTGTTGCATTGCGCGGGCAGATATGGTTTGCAGAGTTAAGCCACCATCCATCATCAGag AGTGATCCAGTAAAAATGGAGAACATTATCAGCTTAGCACATAGTGGAGAAATCCGGTCGTTATCGACAGCCGTCTGGCGTCCATATGCCATATCCGTTGGCCAAgatcgatttcttttcttgtggaACGTGGCTGCAGAACAGATCCAGTTCCGTAAACACCTGGACGAAGACATTCTTTGTGCGAGCCTGCACCCCATGGGCCATTATGTGGCAATCACCACATCCGACTCACTCCAAGTTTTCTCTGTGTTGGTAGACCGCTTCCATTTAGTACGGGAAGTAATATTGGCAGGCTGTCGCAAGTTGGCCTTTAATTCGGGTGGCAATTGCATCGCAGTTACTCGCGGCTCAACGTTACAGTTGATCAATTTTATCACTTTCGAAACCTCGTCGCCTCTTATGGCACACAAAGGAGAA ATCAATCAAATTATATGGAGTGAAGATGGTCAGCGGATTTATTCTTGTGGAGCTGATGGTCTACTTTGCGTATGGGACTCATCCAGTCATGAAGTACTTATGCAGGTCAAACCCAACGGCAACAGTTTGATAGACCTGGCTGCTATTTCCAATGGTCATCTCATTGTCGCTTCTGTCGACGGAGAAGTTGTGGAAGTCGCAGGAGATGGACAG ATAGTCTGTCGTCTCCGCGCTTCAGAATTATCAGCCACCTCACTCTTTTATCTGTCTCGAGAACAAATTATTCTTGTGGGTACACGCATGGGTGGTTTGCGAGCCTATAAATATCCAATCACCACCCGATCGGATTATCAAGAGCATTTCACTCAGTATGGAGCCATTACTCAG ATTTCTGAAACGACTTTGGAACTTGATGGCCAAATGTTGATGAGCTGCTGTGAGGATGGTTCGATCTGTCTGTGGCGATTGGGTGATGAAAGCACTACGGCAACTCAACCTATACATTCTTCTAGCCGCAAACGGCTAGAAGAGAGCGAGCTTAACCTTGAGTGCCTAGTCTTGCGTTCTGATTGGGAAGACCGTGGCAAGAAGCTAGACAATGTGATCCGCCAGCTTGATGAAGTCAAGCATCAGACGGAGTTGCAGATTAAAGCTATTGAACAAGAATGCAGTCAAAAAACCTATGCGGCAGAAAGTCGCCATCACGATCAATTCGATCGAGCTATTGATAAAATCCAA gaattggaaaaaaaattagcgcAACAATTGGAACAGAGCCATCAGCAAATGATGCAGTTGCGACTCGAGGGGGATAATGAACGACGCCGGCTCGAAGAAGCCCATCATTCCAAATTAGCTGCCGAGTATCGTCACCATCACACACTCGAGTCCACAATAGAGCAGCTGAAAATTGATCATGCCAA AGAAATGGACTTGATGGAGGTTCGATTAGCAGAGGAACAAAACCAGCGTGAAGCTCGTTTACGTGAAGAATTTGACACAACTCTCAGAACATCGGATGATGAAAAAGCtcaattaaagaagaaagtaACCGGATTGGAAGCGGCGCTGAAGTTGGCAACAGAAAAATTTGAATCGGATCAAAAGTCGTTTCAAACTCGCCATGAGATGCAGTTAAGCGccgaaaaacaaatcaatctCAAACTGAGAGGAGAAACAGCTATCCTAAAGAAATCTGTCAACGG GTTGCAAAAAGAAGTAGAGAGTCTCCGGCTAAATTGCCTTGGTCAGCAGTCAGAAGCCACGCGTTTAACAACATGTTTGACTTCCGTCCGCCAGGAGACTAAGGACCTTCAGGATGAATTAGAACGGAGAGACAATATAATCAAAGCAAAG GATGACAAGTTACAGAAACTTGTCTTGCAAATGCAGCAGCACGATAAATTACAAGTCGAATTAAAGCAGCAGTTAGCGGAtgttaagaaaaaattgttagaAGGCCAAACAGAGATCGTCAAGCTCCATTGCAAATTACAAGAG GCTGTTACTGGATCCAAGTCAGCCCAGACAGAAATTGAACAGCTAAGAAGAACGGCTGAACAAATGCAAGGGAAAG CCAAGAGCCAACTAGGTGAATTGCAGAGCTTACGCCAGAAGTTTCAATGCCAACAAGGTCGCCTGCAAGAAATCTTGGTTTGTCTTGACGTAGGGATGAGTTACCTGCATGATGCGAGACAACTGAAGGATTATTTTGCG GCAATTCACGATGTCTACTGCGATAAGGAGCAATTTGGAAACTCATCTCATCGAAGCTCGGCGTCATCAACCACTCCGTCGTCTAGCGAGTGCAATTTACTTAAAAAAGTTGAATCGTTAGAAAACACGATAGCCTCCCTACGGCACCAATTATCCGAAACCATTAAACTAAGCGAGATAAAACAGGAGAAACTTCGAAAGGTAAATGTGTACAG GATAACAACCTTCTGCTGA
- the LOC130701278 gene encoding uncharacterized protein LOC130701278, with amino-acid sequence MSRDVSQESVVTQFDRRIGFLENELSKKDEMIKSLKISNEIGLKELNQIKIELSIAKSYINSLPTIEEVGKLKNALSDLNDEKRQLTHDLCTLKELNAELASKISALHKKGIENKTELQYKAAEADALKYTIKLWENRRRAAQQAGHVTVEDVMSDKMKLEEQFQDMLKIAACREQFFKARIDKMKDKVEKHKHTLDTQIEICTALQAKTERFKAESEEIRLENKKLKETTEKLENNFADLAVEIGELKAVEVSRKKTDGDVRQCIVEISKCQKAARRLIAFINNAISKQFLDPTLLFSSCDDDSEHEIEDYENLHTSVQIRLNEIEVLNKHIKDCQKMITDIYVSKLSTLGDSQCQIQ; translated from the exons ATGTCACGGGATGTCTCCCAGGAATCCGTGGTCACGCAATTTGACAGACGTATTGGTTTCTTGGAG AATGAATTATctaaaaaagatgaaatgataaaatcattaaaaatttcaaatgaaattggaCTAAAGGaattaaatcaaatcaaaatcgaaCTGTCTATTGCCAAATCGTACATCAACAGTCTCCCTACTATAGAAGAAGTTGGCAAACTTAAG AATGCCCTATCTGACCTGAATGACGAAAAAAGGCAACTTACTCACGATCTCTGTACTCTCAAAGAATTGAATGCAGAGTTAGCCTCAAAAATTTCTGCTTTGCATAAAAAAGggattgaaaataaaactgaGCTTCAATATAAAGCAGCTGAGGCTGATGCTCTCAAGTACACAATTAAACTTTGGGAGAACAGGAGAAGAGCTGCACAACAAGCAGGCCATGTAACTGTTGAAGATGTCATGTCAGATAAAATGAA GCTAGAAGAACAATTCCAAGATATGTTAAAAATAGCAGCATGTCGGGAGCAGTTTTTTAAAGCAAGGATTGACAAAATGAAG GACAAAGTGGAGAAACATAAGCATACGCTCGATACACAGATAGAAATATGTACCGCATTACAGGCTAAGACTGAACGATTTAAAGCCGAATCAGAAGAAATTcgattagaaaataaaaagctaaaaGAGACCACGGAGAAATTGGAAAACAACTTTGCTGACCTTGCTGTAGAAATCGGAGAACTTAAGGCGGTTGAAGTCAGTCGGAAGAAAACCGATGGTGACGTACGACAGTGCATCgtagaaatttcaaaatgccaGAAAGCTGCTAGAAGATTAATTGCATTCATTAACAACGCTATAAGCAAACAATTCCTAGATCCTACTTTACTCTTCTCCTCGTGTGACG ATGATTCGGAACACGAAATTGAAGATTATGAAAATCTGCATACAAGTGTTCAAATTCGGCTGAATGAAATTGAAGTTCTAAACAAGCACATAAAGGATTGCCAGAAAATGATCACAGATATTTACGTCTCTAAACTCAGTACGCTTGGGGATAGCCAGTGCCAAATTCAATGA
- the LOC130701566 gene encoding cilia- and flagella-associated protein 57-like isoform X1 — MHLEFTANALRLLAPCTGSVALLDNHQMIYISGRVVVIYNWMNQTQTFLPPRNSSMATAAFALSPDSQVMATLEVGPKSNLVVYEMMPTRRRKAIAVHVASQHHEEAVALAFSGDAKLLAALLPEQLQKEHSHATADPPISTLNVTNTTSPTARHQSYSITVYLWRTGKTLASISLGSPSLPAISPQLSFNPMDVHSMVVVYGGALRFYRLTPDGIESGMKPKLSGHIITCHSWISTSRMALGTKAGQILIIEESDIVTQIPLDANDPRAGRVQHRDRVDSAKRECETGQQMISAICPIGLNQICHLTGFNLLTVSEARDSKGTVYHTAAVLSPDEPGGASSSSTSDDTMDVGRSCSISEPTSSLFDNGRCSLSALARHGKKFVAVALRGQIWFAELSHHPSSESDPVKMENIISLAHSGEIRSLSTAVWRPYAISVGQDRFLFLWNVAAEQIQFRKHLDEDILCASLHPMGHYVAITTSDSLQVFSVLVDRFHLVREVILAGCRKLAFNSGGNCIAVTRGSTLQLINFITFETSSPLMAHKGEINQIIWSEDGQRIYSCGADGLLCVWDSSSHEVLMQVKPNGNSLIDLAAISNGHLIVASVDGEVVEVAGDGQIVCRLRASELSATSLFYLSREQIILVGTRMGGLRAYKYPITTRSDYQEHFTQYGAITQISETTLELDGQMLMSCCEDGSICLWRLGDESTTATQPIHSSSRKRLEESELNLECLVLRSDWEDRGKKLDNVIRQLDEVKHQTELQIKAIEQECSQKTYAAESRHHDQFDRAIDKIQELEKKLAQQLEQSHQQMMQLRLEGDNERRRLEEAHHSKLAAEYRHHHTLESTIEQLKIDHAKEMDLMEVRLAEEQNQREARLREEFDTTLRTSDDEKAQLKKKVTGLEAALKLATEKFESDQKSFQTRHEMQLSAEKQINLKLRGETAILKKSVNGLQKEVESLRLNCLGQQSEATRLTTCLTSVRQETKDLQDELERRDNIIKAKDDKLQKLVLQMQQHDKLQVELKQQLADVKKKLLEGQTEIVKLHCKLQEAVTGSKSAQTEIEQLRRTAEQMQGKAKSQLGELQSLRQKFQCQQGRLQEILVCLDVGMSYLHDARQLKDYFAAIHDVYCDKEQFGNSSHRSSASSTTPSSSECNLLKKVESLENTIASLRHQLSETIKLSEIKQEKLRKDNNLLLNELENTRKKISTIHEKEAHVS; from the exons ATGCATCTCGAATTCACGGCCAACGCCTTGCGGCTCTTAGCCCCGTGCACGGGCTCCGTGGCACTCTTGGATAACCATCAAATGATTTACATTTCGGGCCGAGTGGTCGTCATCTACAACTGGATGAATCAAACCCAAACATTTTTGCCACCTCGCAACAGTTCAATGGCCACAGCAGCATTTGCCCTCAGCCCTGATTC ACAAGTGATGGCAACGCTAGAAGTTGGGCCAAAGAGTAATTTAGTGGTTTACGAAATGATGCCAACCCGCCGACGAAAAGCCATTGCGGTTCACGTAGCGTCGCAACATCATGAAGAAGCCGTAGCATTGGCTTTCTCTGGCGATGCTAAATTACTTGCTGCTTTGCTGCCTGAGCAACTGCAGAAGGAGCACAGCCATGCCACAGCTGATCCACCCATTTCTACTCTAAATGTTACCAACACCACTAGTCCCACAGCGCGGCATCAAAGCTACTCGATCACGGTCTACCTGTGGCGTACGGGCAAAACTTTGGCCTCGATCAGCCTTGGATCGCCCAGTCTTCCTGCAATTAGCCCACAA TTGTCGTTCAACCCTATGGACGTGCATTCCATGGTAGTCGTCTACGGTGGGGCACTACGTTTCTATCGGCTCACTCCTGACG gaatcgAAAGTGGGATGAAGCCAAAATTAAGTGGGCATATTATCACTTGCCACTCTTGGATTTCGACTTCACGGATGGCACTGGGTACTAAAGCTGgtcaaattttgattatagAAGAATCGGATATTGTGACTCAGATCCCACTGGATGCGAACGATCCCCGAGCGGGCCGTGTTCAACACCGCGACAG AGTGGACAGCGCCAAAAGGGAATGTGAAACTGGACAACAAATGATCAGTGCCATTTGTCCCATCGGACTAAATCAAATATGCCATTTGACTGGCTTCAATCTTTTGACCGTCAGTGAGGCACGTGATAGCAAGGGGACGGTTTATCATACTGCAGCTGTTTTATCCCCGGACGAACCGGGTGGAGCTAGCAGTTCCTCAACCAGTGACGACACAATGGACGTTGGCCGCAGCTGTTCCATTAGCGAACCAACTTCTAGCCTTTTTGACAACGGAAGATGTTCCCTAAGTGCCCTAGCACGGCACGGAAAGAAGTTCGTCGCTGTTGCATTGCGCGGGCAGATATGGTTTGCAGAGTTAAGCCACCATCCATCATCAGag AGTGATCCAGTAAAAATGGAGAACATTATCAGCTTAGCACATAGTGGAGAAATCCGGTCGTTATCGACAGCCGTCTGGCGTCCATATGCCATATCCGTTGGCCAAgatcgatttcttttcttgtggaACGTGGCTGCAGAACAGATCCAGTTCCGTAAACACCTGGACGAAGACATTCTTTGTGCGAGCCTGCACCCCATGGGCCATTATGTGGCAATCACCACATCCGACTCACTCCAAGTTTTCTCTGTGTTGGTAGACCGCTTCCATTTAGTACGGGAAGTAATATTGGCAGGCTGTCGCAAGTTGGCCTTTAATTCGGGTGGCAATTGCATCGCAGTTACTCGCGGCTCAACGTTACAGTTGATCAATTTTATCACTTTCGAAACCTCGTCGCCTCTTATGGCACACAAAGGAGAA ATCAATCAAATTATATGGAGTGAAGATGGTCAGCGGATTTATTCTTGTGGAGCTGATGGTCTACTTTGCGTATGGGACTCATCCAGTCATGAAGTACTTATGCAGGTCAAACCCAACGGCAACAGTTTGATAGACCTGGCTGCTATTTCCAATGGTCATCTCATTGTCGCTTCTGTCGACGGAGAAGTTGTGGAAGTCGCAGGAGATGGACAG ATAGTCTGTCGTCTCCGCGCTTCAGAATTATCAGCCACCTCACTCTTTTATCTGTCTCGAGAACAAATTATTCTTGTGGGTACACGCATGGGTGGTTTGCGAGCCTATAAATATCCAATCACCACCCGATCGGATTATCAAGAGCATTTCACTCAGTATGGAGCCATTACTCAG ATTTCTGAAACGACTTTGGAACTTGATGGCCAAATGTTGATGAGCTGCTGTGAGGATGGTTCGATCTGTCTGTGGCGATTGGGTGATGAAAGCACTACGGCAACTCAACCTATACATTCTTCTAGCCGCAAACGGCTAGAAGAGAGCGAGCTTAACCTTGAGTGCCTAGTCTTGCGTTCTGATTGGGAAGACCGTGGCAAGAAGCTAGACAATGTGATCCGCCAGCTTGATGAAGTCAAGCATCAGACGGAGTTGCAGATTAAAGCTATTGAACAAGAATGCAGTCAAAAAACCTATGCGGCAGAAAGTCGCCATCACGATCAATTCGATCGAGCTATTGATAAAATCCAA gaattggaaaaaaaattagcgcAACAATTGGAACAGAGCCATCAGCAAATGATGCAGTTGCGACTCGAGGGGGATAATGAACGACGCCGGCTCGAAGAAGCCCATCATTCCAAATTAGCTGCCGAGTATCGTCACCATCACACACTCGAGTCCACAATAGAGCAGCTGAAAATTGATCATGCCAA AGAAATGGACTTGATGGAGGTTCGATTAGCAGAGGAACAAAACCAGCGTGAAGCTCGTTTACGTGAAGAATTTGACACAACTCTCAGAACATCGGATGATGAAAAAGCtcaattaaagaagaaagtaACCGGATTGGAAGCGGCGCTGAAGTTGGCAACAGAAAAATTTGAATCGGATCAAAAGTCGTTTCAAACTCGCCATGAGATGCAGTTAAGCGccgaaaaacaaatcaatctCAAACTGAGAGGAGAAACAGCTATCCTAAAGAAATCTGTCAACGG GTTGCAAAAAGAAGTAGAGAGTCTCCGGCTAAATTGCCTTGGTCAGCAGTCAGAAGCCACGCGTTTAACAACATGTTTGACTTCCGTCCGCCAGGAGACTAAGGACCTTCAGGATGAATTAGAACGGAGAGACAATATAATCAAAGCAAAG GATGACAAGTTACAGAAACTTGTCTTGCAAATGCAGCAGCACGATAAATTACAAGTCGAATTAAAGCAGCAGTTAGCGGAtgttaagaaaaaattgttagaAGGCCAAACAGAGATCGTCAAGCTCCATTGCAAATTACAAGAG GCTGTTACTGGATCCAAGTCAGCCCAGACAGAAATTGAACAGCTAAGAAGAACGGCTGAACAAATGCAAGGGAAAG CCAAGAGCCAACTAGGTGAATTGCAGAGCTTACGCCAGAAGTTTCAATGCCAACAAGGTCGCCTGCAAGAAATCTTGGTTTGTCTTGACGTAGGGATGAGTTACCTGCATGATGCGAGACAACTGAAGGATTATTTTGCG GCAATTCACGATGTCTACTGCGATAAGGAGCAATTTGGAAACTCATCTCATCGAAGCTCGGCGTCATCAACCACTCCGTCGTCTAGCGAGTGCAATTTACTTAAAAAAGTTGAATCGTTAGAAAACACGATAGCCTCCCTACGGCACCAATTATCCGAAACCATTAAACTAAGCGAGATAAAACAGGAGAAACTTCGAAAG GATAACAACCTTCTGCTGAATGAGTTGGAGAAcactaggaaaaaaatatccaCTATTCATGAAAAAGAAGCACATGTGTCATAG
- the LOC130701277 gene encoding allantoicase-like, producing the protein MSDNLNKTTESLTKGDNNPAVPMHDFLSKPNLAACKNGGKILFATDDGFAVAENLLKETKPEWREGVYTEYGKWMDGWESRRKRVAGHDWCIIKLGIPGCLHGFDVDTSYFIGNYPPRVSIQAAVLPTEQEEKLPIRRSHIGNQAYLDEMVTVNALHTELWEEVVPMSELKPGTPETCHNYFSSQNRNDRFTHIRLNLYPDGGVARLRVYGLPKFDWTTVPTSERVDLVALSNGGECIGFSDAHFGNPKNLISPGRGTGMYDGWETARRLDRPCILEEDTNGHLVVTGKEWACFRLGHCGIVTAVEVDTHHFKCNFPDYCLLEGCFAPVGEEEKLMKMEGEPWKTILSNQKLLPNKPHYFSGASMIQPHGTVNLIRLVMAPDGGISRLRIWGHIRPSKNEGPVRANHSI; encoded by the exons ATGAGTGACAACCTCAACAAAACAACTGAATCTTTAACGAAGGGTGACAATAATCCGGCTGTTCCCATGCATGATTTTCTTTCCAAACCCAATTTGGCGGCCTGTAAG aacGGTGGAAAAATCTTGTTTGCCACAGATGATGGATTTGCAGTAGCAGAAAACTTATTAAAG GAAACAAAACCAGAGTGGCGTGAAGGAGTTTATACAG aatatGGGAAATGGATGGACGGATGGGAATCCAGACGTAAAAGAGTTGCCG GACACGACTGGTGCATTATTAAACTAG GCATTCCTGGTTGTTTGCACGGTTTTGACGTGGATACGTCTTACTTTATAGGGAATTATCCCCCAAGAGTATCAATCCAAGCGGCTGTTTTACCAACTGAAC AAGAGGAAAAACTACCGATTCGCCGATCACATATAGGAAATCAAGCTTATTTGGATGAAATGGTGACGGTCAATGCCTTGCACACAGAA TTGTGGGAAGAAGTTGTACCCATGTCAGAATTGAAACCTGGTACTCCTGAGACATGCCACAACTATTTCAGTTCGCAGAATCGTAACGACAGGTTCACCCATATACGCCTTAATTTGTACCCCGATGGAGGTGTTGCGCGACTTCGCGTTTATGGTTTACCGAAGTTCGACTGGACAACTGTGCCTACATCTGAA cGGGTGGATTTAGTAGCTTTATCAAACGGCGGAGAATGTATCGGATTCAGTGATGCGCATTTTGGTAACCCTAAGAATCTTATTAGCCCTGGAAGAGGTACCGGCATGTACGATGGCTG GGAAACGGCTAGAAGACTGGACAGACCCTGTATTCTTGAAG AGGACACAAATGGTCATTTAGTTGTTACGGGGAAAGAGTGGGCCTGTTTTCGACTTGGACACTGTGGTATCGTCACTGCAGTAGAGGTTGATACTCATCATTTCAAGTGCAACTTTCCTGACTATTGCCTTTTGGAGGGCTGCTTCGCACCGGTCGGAGAGGAggaaaaattaatgaaaatggAAGGAGAACCCTGGAAGACTATCCTGTCAAATCAAAAGCTACTTCCCAATAAACCACACTATTTTTCAGGAGCCTCCATGATCCAGCCACACGGTACTGTTAATCTTATTCGTCTTGTTATGGCTCCAGATGGAGGAATAAGTCGACTTCGAATTTGGGGACACATTCGTCCTTCAAAGAACGAAGGACCCGTGCGTGCTAACCACTCGATTTGA